TATGGTCTGGTTAGAAGAGCTATTTCTGATCTTCACGCATAAAAAGAGAGATATTTTAGCTCAAATGAATGCATGctattttttatatctttGAATATTATGTACTGTAGTCAATTTACGAGTATGGCTATTTTCCCCTTGAAGTCCAAACTTTAATCctttaaattgtaattaaatacttgaaaatctgtttaattgctgTATCCTATAACTACTTTCGCTCTTGGCTTTGCTATTTTTTTCGCATCTAGAACAAACTGCAGCAACTTTGTCTTTGGCTAAggatattttttcttttctttgagCTGCTCGACCATTTCCCGCTGACCAAGTCAAAATATTGCACTGGTCAACTATTGTGAACTGCGGTCGACGAACCACTTCTTCAGAGGCTGGGCTTTTGCAGGACGAGACTGGAGGACAGAACGCTGTGAACCGGGAACTTCTGACCCTGCACCTCGATGGTTGCACAGAGTAAACCGCGCTTGCTGCTGCGGTTGTCGGCAATTTGTGTTGCATTGTTTGAAATTTTCGGCTGCATTCTGGGAGCAGCTGATAGTTGAGCTTCCTTCGGCTTTGCGGTGGGTTTTTTCGTTCTTTTTCTCTCTGCCGAGATGTTAAAACAAATGTTGCTTTAATGTTGCGGTCTGGTCAGTTGACTGAATGTCCAACAAAGACGTTGGACATCCTGCCTTTTAGACTTTATTTCCGGAGAACGGCAGCAAACGAATCCTGGCTAATGTGATTGCAGGATGACGTGCTTCCGGCTCCGGGCAAGTCATTTCCAAATTGATTATAACAAAGGCTTTTCTAGTCGAGATTCAAGCGTAATGAAGACGAACATGAACCAAATTTGCTAGATCATCCTGGTTAAACGAACTAGCTTGGGCCAAATTTTACCCTCTCACAGGAAAGAAGCCCTGCAATAAACGCTTCCAGGATTAATTGTTTGCATAATCAGGCTTATGCAAAAAGGGGTTTTATTGCCGCCTGGCTGCCATCTTGGTTGATttacgttgcgtatacgcaatatttaTGGCACCTTCAATTAATTGTACGTTAGATTATTTAAGCATGCTCGACGTAAGGGCCCTTGCGGCCCCCTTGAATTATTAGTAGGCATTAATTTTTCAGGGACCGGGCTTACTTAGCATTAGCATTAAGTTTTCTCCTCGGTCTGCACGTGGTGTGCCTTTTGGGTTTTGTTAGTTGGTTGAAGGTGAGTTGTGGGTGACACTTTAAGCCCTCAACGTTGATTGACTGCCGTCCCATCAACGGAGTTTTGGGTATGGCAATTTTCGGAGGCACACAAAGAGCGTATCGGATCGTGCCTGATATTATTGTGCTGTATTGTAGATATTTAGGTGTATGTGCCGCACATTCATTCTGATGCAACGATTTATACGCTCTGCTTGGCATTTGGTTTATCAATCagcaaaacattttccataTATGCACGCCATATGCACAGCTTCCGCGGCACATCATCCATTAATCATGGCGCTCATAGCTCCCATGTTCCCATGCCCTTGTACGCTTTGcatatattgatttttcttacGGCTAGCGTCCCGAAACTGTTGTCCCAAATTAGGGCTCATTCTTTTTGGTCCTGCATATTCAGTAGTTGTCCCATCTCGCATCATTTATTTCAATCGTTGCAACAATGCAACCCTCTCGGCCATCGTCCCCCACCCTTccgattttccatttaagCCCCACATTCGCATTGTTTTGCTGTGATGCGTTCCACGAGCTGGACATAATTAAAACCGCAAATAGCGCCAGCAATGACCGCTggtcgcagcagcagccgagCGAGCCAACAAACGATGACCAGCATCTATTATCCATTGTCTGGGGGCCATCCAGCGCCATCCATATCAGATGACCACTGCCATATTCCTCGCTCACTCCCATACGCTGTCCTGACCGAAAATCCTCTGCTGACATGTGAGCCAGAGTCGGCAAACACAATGCACCTTTCTTCCGCACACACTTATGGCCCATATCCAGGGCATACAATTTCAAAATTGTAATTATGCGCCTGTTTGCTGCTGGCCGGTTAATTACACTgcacaacaaaaaattgaTATATGCAAAATCAACATGGCGCATAAcgcgcatacgccccgttaaACCGTTTATTAGTTTTGGAtttccatttgattttgttcggGCAATAGATTTCATTGCTTCAATTAGtagaattaaaatgtttaccCATAGGCTGCCGCATCTGTGGCTCTctgcatttttcatttgttgcGGGTTTGCGGCATTTCTTTATCAGCTGCGGATTTTTCCAGTTAATTTTGTCAGAGTAAGGGGCTTAGTGGTGACGTGGGCGTGCTTTAAAGGCTCATTAATTTATCGTTGAGGTGAAGAGTTGCTTTTGTCAGTGAACTATATCATTTGTTTGGATTGTTGAAACTCATTGGATTGCAACTAATCAGGTGTAACCGAATTGATTTTCAACAGTAGAGTACACTAGAGTTTCATATTAATCATTTGgaatagcaaataaaagcgaTACCATGCAGTGCAGAGGGCTTAGTTTGGCTGTCCTGTGTTTATTAGGTTATACTCGAGCTATGTTACATGGGCCCAACTGTAAGGTTAAATTTTCccatatattttgttttgaattttctAAAAACTCTAGATTGTACGCACGGCGATTTGATGGTAAAGTGTATACCAGTTTGTCCCAAGATCTGCGCGGACTTTCTCTATAGACAAAAGTGTGTCCCCAAAAAATGCGAGCGAGGATGCGCCTGTCCAAAGGGTTGGTTGCGACTTAAACATAACCAAGGACGATGTATAACGCGCAAGCAATGCAAACGATATATCATAGAGTAATAGATTTCCATAAGAAAAAGTAAACTAAAGCCTGTTTGCTGCCCTCTTCTAACATTTAAATTGTGTAAATGGGAGCAGAAGAAACTCTGACGACAATAACAATGATTTGCATtcccatttttcattttcttttaattttcttgGGCTGCTCAAGaggcattttccatttcctatTGCCTTTCTAGTCTTTCGCCTCGTCTGTTCGCGATTTTTGCGGCGCACTGAACATGACATGACCATGTCAGAATTTCTTATTGTGTTGACTTGCATTTGACAACTTAATGAATTTAGCTCTTTCACTTGGCACATACAAAATATGTCTATCCACTGCTCAGATCGTTCGAGGGCATTATCTTAGCCCCAATACGTGCTGATATTCGGGTGCAGTCGATCCGATGTTACATAAGCTTATAGCGAAAGCATTAtgagaaaacttttcaaacgAATATAACCCGCACAAAATGTCCCTTACGTGCTCCATAAAATGTCTGGCTGCCCTGACCAGTAGAACCTAGAACATCTACATctctatatacatacaaatattttagtggcatatttttccctttttttttgacaatgTGCGAGTTTACGGGTgaagaaaaactttttattttcatgtTATGCCACACAACTGAAAGCGGAAGTAGCGTAGAAAATGAGGTAGAACCTCAAGTGTTTGCTTCCGAAGTCCTTAAGCTTCTGAAAAGGCCCGAGTTGTATGTAATTTGGTTTTATGCTTTATCGCTtgcttgatttttattatgattattatcgTGGGAATTACGGTGCAACTTTGGAGAGGCCattcccaaaaacttttgtgaTTGCTGGGTCTTTGTTGAATTTTCCAAACATTTATTGGGCCAGCAATagcattttcactttttggtTGAGCGGCAGGATGAGAATAATGAGAATGTTTAGATTTTGATATCTTAAACTGACTTTGATGGTTTAATTTATCTATGTGGGCATATTGAGAAGTTAATTCGCTCTGAAATCGAATGCTATTGTAACCAAATTcgacaattttaatttgatatcCACTCTTAAGTCTACTACTCACAAGCCGAAGATTTAGAATGGTATTAAAAACTTACCTGAAAAGATAAAGACGAAATAAGAGAATTAGTATAATGGAAGTCTtctaaatttgaatatttgtgAAGATCTCtacacaaaagaaaaatgaattttGCGAAGAGTTAGGCTCAAAACTTCAATTGCCGCAAATCCGGTCATTGGATATGCTTTTGGCAATGCAGCTTAGTCTAAACGAGCCGTTTTCAGCTGTTTGGAAACCCAGCCCACTGTCAGATGCAGAGCATTAAGCCCTTAAAACCATTTTTTGCTTGTTGCAATTGCTAGGCAATGTTGGAAAAATCATCAACCACAATGGACTGAAAAccgaaagcaaaacaaaacatcgAGGGAGCGGTAAAACCAATGTTAAGCAAAGCGAGAGATGGGGGATTTTCCACCTTTCTGCCCagccttccttccttccttccttacTTTTTGCCCatgttatgtatgtatatccatATGTCTGTATGCAAAGAGCCTGGCCAACAATGGCGGCAAGTTAAAGCCAAATCGTGGGCCAAGGCGAGAGGTTGGGAGGTGGGAGGTTAGGGGGCAGCACAAAAGGCCACTAAAGAGACGTACATGTAGGATGCCTCTGTGTGTTTGGGTAGATATATTTAACAGCACAGAGTCAAGCGATGGCGATGTGCACAGCACAAAATCCAAATTTAATGACCAAGTAAAATAGACAGCATACGAGAGCACCAGGATACGACAACCAGGATCCACACATGTCTATGTCTATGCTCCATGTATGTGCTCCATGTGTTCgtgtgcaagtgtgtgttTGCTGGCAGGacgaggggcgtggcactaATGTTAGTTGAATGTTTGCCGAGCCTTTGTTATCGACATGCGTCTTTTTGCAATTGGATATGCCTTTTATGCCTCTGGGCTGTGTTAATGTTGACAGTGCTCGTCGGGGAGCCAAGGACATGACAGGAGTTGGAAAACACACACCCGCCCAACCGAACATCTCACTATTTAGTCCCTGCGAGTATCCAAGCCATGCCAAGCCACGCCATGCCACGCCAggccagcagcagaaggaCCCTTTCGACCACGGCCTCGGGCCAAAAGGCATCAGCCTCGACATCGCCCCATCGACATCATCATCCACACAACTTTTGATGCCTGTCCCGCTCGCTAGTTCATCTCCATTTCTCATCTGCCTGCCACTAGTCCTACCCCTTTTCCTCCTCCTGCCCCTACATTATGGCAAATTATGACATTGACAAGTGGCCAGGAGGTGTCACATTTCTTGGTcgccattttcctttttgcagCAATTTGTTGCTGGCATGTCATACATCAGCCACACATCCTCACACTGGGACGAAAAAAGGCTTTAACCAGGTGGACAGATCTTTGCagattttttatattataattatttttttaaatctacCAGGATTCTTTTTAAATAACTAAAGATACCAGATACCTAGAAcctttctttttctttttatgccaGAAACCAATTTGagtgtttaaattttttattttccagtgAGAAGCCTCCAAGAAATATTGGATACGATGGCAAATGTCTTTTTCTGCCCACAGATTGCACAGTTTTCGCTCTTTTGGCCAAGTGGCGTAAGTGCACTAGGCTTAGGAAGcgaaacagaaacacaaaaactgttgcatactttgcagCGTCTTCCACTTGGGCATGTCCTTGGTGTTTGTGCcgttaaattttattttcattacaAATGCGTTTGTTGTTTATGCACTCTATGCAGTAACTGTAGCTGAACTAAAAGCAAGgcaaccaaaccaaaaagtCTTACCACTTCTCAACTATTTTCACAGTTGTTCTTATTGCCGCTGCTCGCATtgcgtttttcgttttttgtttgtatttagttTGTTGTTTCACTGGCCGCGTTCCTTTTTGTTATTTGCTGTGCcgttgattttgttttgttttgcattacaaataactttttttttgcagtacGTGCGAGCATTTTaacatttcaacattttcattgcGTCTTGCCGGGTGAAGTGCTCAAATTTATGCGCATACATTGTTGGGAGCATTCATTCATGCGTTTCCAGCACTCAGTTCCATAGTTCCACATTCGGTACTAGCCGAAAACCCAGGCAACGCCCCCAATGCAGTTGATTTCACGATTCATGCATAATTACGGGGATTCGGAgctaacaaaaataaagcatAGTATGCATAGACATTCTGTATGAcctgaataaataaatcaaacgTGGAATTTCGAATGACAACGGAATATTTGTATCACTCTCTGCGATGTTAATCACGTTTGCTCTATCTAATCCTAGGGATTCCCAAATGCGCACAGACTAAAATGATAAATGTGATTTGAGGCACTTTTTTGACtcttaaattttaattactaaATCATGGCTTAGTTGCTTAGTTCcccgaattttttttttgatactATTAAAACGGATTTAGTTCTCGCAATAAACGTTCATTTCCACATTTAAAACTTTGGCACTGCAAAAGCTTCTAACACCAATTTTAGTCCCTGCAAAAGTTTTGGCATTAAAATCCCCAAAAATGTTAATGCCACAAagtgtaaattgaatttaagtgTCGCTTCTCTAGCCATTGCGTTTATGTGGCAAGTTGTGGCATTTCTTTCCTGGGGTCaattaaagcaattaaaattcacaGTTTGGCAATAGGAAAAGTTGCTAAGCTGGAAAATATGCTTGAGTTTTAGAGCTCTTGAACTTCTTCCTCAGCTGCCAGAGATTTAAACAATGAAAAGTGCCAAGAAGAATTAAGGCGTGACTCACATTAGTAAAACATTCTGAGCCATCAAAAGATGAcgattttgttattgttaaaGCTTCGAGGAATCAAGGctgtaaatgcaaatgcgaaaataaaatatatccGCAAAACTTCAAATTAATAGTCCGCAACTCATTGTTGCAGAGGAGATGAGGATGAGCCCGCCAACCAACCAGGCAGTAATTAAAagattaatttttaatgcgcGCTTAGGCGAAGTGCAACTGTGTGTGGCTCCATAAAAATAAAGGGATTTGTTAAAAGTAGTatgcgcgcacacacacatacatatgtgtaccCGCCCCCGTATGAACATTCTCACACATTGTAATTTATACCCCGGCTTTCGGgtttcatcatcatctgccTGGCGAGTTTATGAACCATTTTCACTTCTCCCAACTCCGTACATTTCCCCTGGCTTGGTTTCcttattttccttttgtttaattttttattatcatgCTCTCGGGCTGCTGTTTTTAtgccaactttttttttgtgattctTGCCGCGCTTGCAGCTctgcaaatgaaatgtgtgtgtgagagcacctttaaatttttaatatagtTTGTCGTCCACTGATTTTACACTCATTTCGCGTGGCTTTTCGTTCGCGTCCTTCCTGCAGCTGATTAAAAAAACAGCGGACAACGAGTGAAAGGATGCCAATTAATAATTGAACagcgaaaaaataaataaaatttttgtatTGTTATATCCTCTGTCAAATATAAAAGTGTGAAATATTCAATCAGGAgcaataatttattgcattttgtgcatgaaatgtgaaaaaaaaacatacacaaGTGAGATTTATTGATGTGTAATAATTCACAGTAAATACCTTTGCAGGCAGGTTAACGGGGAAAGTCAAAAATAATAGGCacacttatttttttataaaaaaaaaatgaacgtTATTTTTTGTACCAACTCTTTCGCTTTCCGCTATTCCGtaaatgaaaacaacattAATCGCCATTTTCCGCTCATTTCTCTCGCGCTTATCAACGCTCCTGTTCTGTCAACAAAAAGTGCACCCCTTGTTATCATTCCTCGCCCGTTGTTGGTGGTACGTGCACtatcattaatatttgaaatgcaGAAAAGTTTCCAACGCGCTTTTCccgcttgttttttttttttttttttttgtttaccatCTCGAGCGACAAAGCGGGCGCATAATTAGCagtgcaacaaaaacaaataaagcacCAGCCAAACAACTTGGACAGCCAATTAGAGGAAAAGCTGGCAGATAGATAGGAGCTGGCGTTGCTCAACCAAATAAACTTGACAAATTACACGGGTCGCTGCCGAAACCCAAAACAACGCATGTGCAAAATGAGGCACAGGCATCCACAATTGTTTGTGTCACTTAATtcgaaaacaaaggaaaaaaactaaacaaaaatactCCGATTAAACTTTGGGGTTGAGCAGCAATTGTTAACTGAAACCTATAATGGTTTTTCACACAATGGGATTTAAGCAAACATTCAACTAAGGCAATTATGTAGACTGCAGATTTAGTTTAT
The sequence above is drawn from the Drosophila melanogaster chromosome 2R genome and encodes:
- the CG42878 gene encoding uncharacterized protein, whose protein sequence is MQCRGLSLAVLCLLGYTRAMLHGPNYCTHGDLMVKCIPVCPKICADFLYRQKCVPKKCERGCACPKGWLRLKHNQGRCITRKQCKRYIIE